One stretch of Corvus hawaiiensis isolate bCorHaw1 chromosome 1, bCorHaw1.pri.cur, whole genome shotgun sequence DNA includes these proteins:
- the LOC125323732 gene encoding protein piccolo-like isoform X10 has translation MAELRARLAALERRMERAEAALRDRPLAALRLHGVPVLFEDVAVRFSRQEWASLDEGQRELYRSVMEGNYEMLVSLYCALSKPELLLQLEREELSTPPESEPEAAEVSPELAVELARQHCTSDEALLETETLERGCREPEESGNVAEDSGNVVEESKNLVEKSRSPVEMSGNLAEESWDLIVKSENPVEESRNLAKENGSPAEESGNLAKESGNLVEERKNLVEEGRSPVVPENCSTPPVPLEAAAVPADLGQPTPSLPCPLSVHCQEPVGQNCSPPAAVDAEAGIPMEVPQEEIAAEKPSMPKTPAKGPEENKGLEEEAVKDSGNTGQDLVADIPKEPGKEVTPDVCRMMEQADPSPGELEKESCVGRSAACQRNATRRQYYSCPICRKTFLLKINLLIHQRGHTNWVPYVCVHCNRKFMSKKKIRRHLRAWAANGTCVPSELEVCPSQVPCPASHPQTWAANGTCQASKPEECPSRTPCPTSQPQTWADNSTCQPSDAKACPSQGPCPASQCPTSQPQTWAANGTCQPSDAKAHPSQGPCPTSQPQTWAPNGTCQPSDAKMCPSQGPLPTSQPQTWATNGTCQPLDAKAHPNQGPLPTSQPQTWAPNGTCQPSDAKAHPSQRPRPTSQPQNWEPSGTCQPLDAKMCPRQGPRPMSQPQTWAPSGTCQPSDVKAHPSQGPCPTSQPQTWAANGTCQPSDAKAHPSQGSCPTSQPQPWATNGTCQPSDAKAHPGQGPCPTSQPQTWAPSGTCQASDAKAHPSQGPCPTSQPQTWATNGTCQPSDVKAHPSQGPHSMSQPQTWAPSGTCQPLDAKACPSQGPCPASQCPTSQPQTWAPSGTCQASDAKAHPSPGSRPTSQPQTWAPNGTCQPSKPDECPSQGPCPTSQPQTWAPSGTCQPSKPDECPSQPLCPSSQPQAPSRDCSAVWQEPGPARCSLAPGKMMYTCNECMENFSSQGFLTVHQRRHSVHHLILCPCCNRSFTWVSDFVRQHWAHMGVRPHQCGICQKTFKRFSHLKAHQRIHGRQERPFTCANRVPITEAPAAGDGVGSQDVTPQG, from the exons ATGGCGGAGCTGCGGGCGCGCCTCGCGGCGCTGGAGCGGCGGATGGAGCGGGCGGAGGCGGCGCTGCGGGACCGGCCCCTCGCGGCCCTGCGGCTCCACGGG GTCCCGGTGCTGTTCGAGGATGTGGCAGTGCGGTTCAGCCGGCAGGAGTGGGCGAGCCTGGACGAGGGACAGAGGGAGCTGTACCGGAGCGTCATGGAAGGCAACTACGAGATGCTGGTGTCCCTGT ACTGTGCCCTGTCCAAGCCTGAACTGTTATTACAACTGGAAAGAGAGGAGCTGAGCACGCCGCCGGAATCGgagccagaggcagcagaggtgtccccagagctggcTGTAG AGCTGGCCCGACAGCACTGCACCAGCGATGAGGCGCTGCTGGAGACAGAGACATTggagaggggctgcagggagccgGAGGAAAGTGGGAATGTGGCAGAGGACAGTGGGAATGTGGTAGAGGAAAGCAAGAACCTGGTGGAGAAAAGCAGGAGCCCAGTGGAGATGAGTGGGAACCTGGCAGAGGAAAGCTGGGATCTGATAGTGAAAAGTGAGAACCCGGTGGAGGAAAGCAGGAATCTGGCAAAGGAAAACGGGAGCCCAGCAGAGGAAAGTGGGAACCTGGCAAAGGAAAGCGGAAACCTggtggaggaaaggaagaacctggtggaggaaggcaggagcccagTGGTCCCGGAGAACTGCAGCACAC CACCCGTCcctctggaagctgctgctgtcccgGCGGATCTCGGCCAGCCGACCCCGTCCCTTCCCTGCCCGCTTTCCGTGCACTGCCAGGAACCAGTGGGTCAGAACTGTTCTCCCCCTGCAGCAG TAGATGCTGAGGCGGGGATCCCAATGGAGGTGCCGCAGGAGGAGATTGCTGCAGAGAAGCCATCAATGCCCAAAACACCCGCTAAGGGTCCAGAAGAGAACAAAGGTCTGGAAGAGGAGGCTGTGAAAGATTCAGGGAATACTGGCCAAGATCTGGTGGCCGACATTCCCAAAGAACCAGGAAAGGAGGTGACACCAGATGTCTGCAGAATGATGGAACAGGCAGATCCCAGCCCaggggagctggagaaggagtcCTGCGTGGGCCGGTCAGCGGCCTGCCAGCGAAATGCCACCAGGCGGCAATATTACTCCTGCCCCATCTGCAGGAAAACCTTCCTGCTGAAGATCAACCTCCTGATCCACCAGCGTGGCCACACCAACTGGGTGCCCTACGTCTGCGTCCACTGCAACCGCAAGTTCATGTCCAAGAAGAAAATCAGGCGGCACCTCCGTGCCTGGGCAGCCAACGGGACGTGCGTGCCCTCGGAGCTGGAGGTGTGTCCCAGCCAGGTGCCGTGCCCGGCATCCCATCCCCAGACCTGGGCAGCCAACGGGACGTGCCAGGCCTCAAAGCCAGAGGAGTGTCCCAGTAGGACACCGtgcccaacatcccagccccaaACCTGGGCAGATAACAGCACCTGTCAGCCCTCGGATGCGAAGGCGTGTCCCAGCCAGGGGCCATGCCCGGCATCCCAGtgcccaac atcccagccccaaACCTGGGCAGCCAATGGCACCTGCCAGCCCTCGGATGCGAAGGCACATCCCAGCCAGGGGCCAtgcccaacatcccagccccaaACCTGGGCACCCAATGGCACCTGCCAGCCCTCGGACGCGAAGATGTGTCCCAGCCAGGGGCCACTTccaacatcccagccccaaACCTGGGCAACCAATGGCACCTGCCAG CCCTTGGATGCGAAGGCACATCCCAACCAGGGGCCACTTccaacatcccagccccaaACATGGGCACCCAATGGGACCTGCCAGCCCTCGGATGCAAAGGCACATCCCAGCCAGAGGCCACGTccaacatcccagccccaaAACTGGGAACCCAGTGGGACCTGCCAGCCCTTGGATGCAAAGATGTGTCCCAGGCAGGGGCCACGTCCAATGTCCCAGCCCCAAACCTGGGCACCCAGTGGGACCTGCCAGCCCTCGGATGTGAAGGCACATCCCAGCCAGGGGCCAtgcccaacatcccagccccaaACATGGGCAGCCAACGGGACCTGCCAGCCCTCGGATGCAAAGGCACATCCCAGCCAGGGATCGtgcccaacatcccagccccaaCCATGGGCAACCAACGGGACCTGCCAGCCTTCAGATGCAAAG GCACATCCCGGCCAGGGGCCATGCCCAACATCCCAGCCGCAAACCTGGGCACCCAGTGGGACCTGCCAGGCCTCGGATGCAAAGGCACATCCCAGCCAGGGGCCAtgcccaacatcccagccccaaACATGGGCAACCAACGGGACCTGCCAGCCTTCAGATGTGAAAGCACATCCCAGCCAGGGGCCACATTCAATGTCCCAGCCCCAAACCTGGGCACCCAGTGGCACCTGCCAGCCCTTGGATGCGAAGGCATGTCCCAGCCAGGGGCCGTGCCCGGCATCCCAGtgcccaacatcccagccccaaACCTGGGCACCCAGTGGAACCTGCCAGGCCTCGGATGCGAAGGCACATCCCAGCCCGGGGTCACGTccaacatcccagccccaaACCTGGGCACCCAATGGGACCTGCCAGCCCTCGAAGCCAGACGAGTGTCCCAGCCAGGGGCCAtgcccaacatcccagccccaaACCTGGGCACCCAGTGGGACCTGCCAGCCCTCGAAGCCAGATGAGTGTCCCAGCCAGCCCCTGTGCCCGTCCTCCCAGCCACAAGCCCCGAGCAGGGACTGCAGCGCAGTGTGGCAggagcccggccccgccagGTGCTCGCTGGCACCTGGGAAAATGATGTACACGTGCAACGAGTGCATGGAAAACTTCTCCAGCCAGGGCTTCCTGACGGTGCACCAGCGCCGGCACTCCGTCCACCACCTCatcctgtgtccctgctgcaaCCGCAGCTTCACCTGGGTCTCGGACTTTGTCCGGCAGCACTGGGCGCACATGGGCGTCCGGCCCCACCAGTGTGGCATCTGCCAGAAGACCTTCAAGAGGTTCTCCCACCTCAAGGCGCACCAGAGGATCCACGGGCGGCAGGAGCGGCCCTTCACCTGTGCCAACCGCGTGCCCATCACGGaggcacctgcagcaggagacGGGGTGGGAAGCCAGGATGTGACCCCCCAGGGATGA
- the LOC125323732 gene encoding paternally-expressed gene 3 protein-like isoform X7 produces MAELRARLAALERRMERAEAALRDRPLAALRLHGVPVLFEDVAVRFSRQEWASLDEGQRELYRSVMEGNYEMLVSLYCALSKPELLLQLEREELSTPPESEPEAAEVSPELAVELARQHCTSDEALLETETLERGCREPEESGNVAEDSGNVVEESKNLVEKSRSPVEMSGNLAEESWDLIVKSENPVEESRNLAKENGSPAEESGNLAKESGNLVEERKNLVEEGRSPVVPENCSTPPVPLEAAAVPADLGQPTPSLPCPLSVHCQEPVGQNCSPPAAVDAEAGIPMEVPQEEIAAEKPSMPKTPAKGPEENKGLEEEAVKDSGNTGQDLVADIPKEPGKEVTPDVCRMMEQADPSPGELEKESCVGRSAACQRNATRRQYYSCPICRKTFLLKINLLIHQRGHTNWVPYVCVHCNRKFMSKKKIRRHLRAWAANGTCVPSELEVCPSQVPCPASHPQTWAANGTCQASKPEECPSRTPCPTSQPQTWADNSTCQPSDAKACPSQGPCPASQCPTSQPQTWAPNGTCQPSDAKMCPSQGPLPTSQPQTWAPNGTCQPSDAKMCPSQGPLPTSQPQTWAPNGTCQPSDAKMCPSQGPLPTSQPQTWAANGTCQPSDAKAHPSQGPCPTSQPQTWAPNGTCQPSDAKMCPSQGPLPTSQPQTWATNGTCQPLDAKAHPNQGPLPTSQPQTWAPNGTCQPSDAKAHPSQRPRPTSQPQNWEPSGTCQPLDAKMCPRQGPRPMSQPQTWAPSGTCQPSDVKAHPSQGPCPTSQPQTWAANGTCQPSDAKAHPSQGSCPTSQPQPWATNGTCQPSDAKAHPGQGPCPTSQPQTWAPSGTCQASDAKAHPSQGPCPTSQPQTWATNGTCQPSDVKAHPSQGPHSMSQPQTWAPSGTCQPLDAKAHPSPGSRPTSQPQTWAPNGTCQPSKPDECPSQGPCPTSQPQTWAPSGTCQPSKPDECPSQPLCPSSQPQAPSRDCSAVWQEPGPARCSLAPGKMMYTCNECMENFSSQGFLTVHQRRHSVHHLILCPCCNRSFTWVSDFVRQHWAHMGVRPHQCGICQKTFKRFSHLKAHQRIHGRQERPFTCANRVPITEAPAAGDGVGSQDVTPQG; encoded by the exons ATGGCGGAGCTGCGGGCGCGCCTCGCGGCGCTGGAGCGGCGGATGGAGCGGGCGGAGGCGGCGCTGCGGGACCGGCCCCTCGCGGCCCTGCGGCTCCACGGG GTCCCGGTGCTGTTCGAGGATGTGGCAGTGCGGTTCAGCCGGCAGGAGTGGGCGAGCCTGGACGAGGGACAGAGGGAGCTGTACCGGAGCGTCATGGAAGGCAACTACGAGATGCTGGTGTCCCTGT ACTGTGCCCTGTCCAAGCCTGAACTGTTATTACAACTGGAAAGAGAGGAGCTGAGCACGCCGCCGGAATCGgagccagaggcagcagaggtgtccccagagctggcTGTAG AGCTGGCCCGACAGCACTGCACCAGCGATGAGGCGCTGCTGGAGACAGAGACATTggagaggggctgcagggagccgGAGGAAAGTGGGAATGTGGCAGAGGACAGTGGGAATGTGGTAGAGGAAAGCAAGAACCTGGTGGAGAAAAGCAGGAGCCCAGTGGAGATGAGTGGGAACCTGGCAGAGGAAAGCTGGGATCTGATAGTGAAAAGTGAGAACCCGGTGGAGGAAAGCAGGAATCTGGCAAAGGAAAACGGGAGCCCAGCAGAGGAAAGTGGGAACCTGGCAAAGGAAAGCGGAAACCTggtggaggaaaggaagaacctggtggaggaaggcaggagcccagTGGTCCCGGAGAACTGCAGCACAC CACCCGTCcctctggaagctgctgctgtcccgGCGGATCTCGGCCAGCCGACCCCGTCCCTTCCCTGCCCGCTTTCCGTGCACTGCCAGGAACCAGTGGGTCAGAACTGTTCTCCCCCTGCAGCAG TAGATGCTGAGGCGGGGATCCCAATGGAGGTGCCGCAGGAGGAGATTGCTGCAGAGAAGCCATCAATGCCCAAAACACCCGCTAAGGGTCCAGAAGAGAACAAAGGTCTGGAAGAGGAGGCTGTGAAAGATTCAGGGAATACTGGCCAAGATCTGGTGGCCGACATTCCCAAAGAACCAGGAAAGGAGGTGACACCAGATGTCTGCAGAATGATGGAACAGGCAGATCCCAGCCCaggggagctggagaaggagtcCTGCGTGGGCCGGTCAGCGGCCTGCCAGCGAAATGCCACCAGGCGGCAATATTACTCCTGCCCCATCTGCAGGAAAACCTTCCTGCTGAAGATCAACCTCCTGATCCACCAGCGTGGCCACACCAACTGGGTGCCCTACGTCTGCGTCCACTGCAACCGCAAGTTCATGTCCAAGAAGAAAATCAGGCGGCACCTCCGTGCCTGGGCAGCCAACGGGACGTGCGTGCCCTCGGAGCTGGAGGTGTGTCCCAGCCAGGTGCCGTGCCCGGCATCCCATCCCCAGACCTGGGCAGCCAACGGGACGTGCCAGGCCTCAAAGCCAGAGGAGTGTCCCAGTAGGACACCGtgcccaacatcccagccccaaACCTGGGCAGATAACAGCACCTGTCAGCCCTCGGATGCGAAGGCGTGTCCCAGCCAGGGGCCATGCCCGGCATCCCAGtgcccaacatcccagccccaaACCTGGGCACCCAATGGCACCTGCCAGCCCTCGGACGCGAAGATGTGTCCCAGCCAGGGGCCACTTccaacatcccagccccaaACCTGGGCACCCAATGGCACCTGCCAGCCCTCGGACGCGAAGATGTGTCCCAGCCAGGGGCCACTTccaacatcccagccccaaACCTGGGCACCCAATGGCACCTGCCAGCCCTCGGACGCGAAGATGTGTCCCAGCCAGGGGCCACTTccaacatcccagccccaaACCTGGGCAGCCAATGGCACCTGCCAGCCCTCGGATGCGAAGGCACATCCCAGCCAGGGGCCAtgcccaacatcccagccccaaACCTGGGCACCCAATGGCACCTGCCAGCCCTCGGACGCGAAGATGTGTCCCAGCCAGGGGCCACTTccaacatcccagccccaaACCTGGGCAACCAATGGCACCTGCCAG CCCTTGGATGCGAAGGCACATCCCAACCAGGGGCCACTTccaacatcccagccccaaACATGGGCACCCAATGGGACCTGCCAGCCCTCGGATGCAAAGGCACATCCCAGCCAGAGGCCACGTccaacatcccagccccaaAACTGGGAACCCAGTGGGACCTGCCAGCCCTTGGATGCAAAGATGTGTCCCAGGCAGGGGCCACGTCCAATGTCCCAGCCCCAAACCTGGGCACCCAGTGGGACCTGCCAGCCCTCGGATGTGAAGGCACATCCCAGCCAGGGGCCAtgcccaacatcccagccccaaACATGGGCAGCCAACGGGACCTGCCAGCCCTCGGATGCAAAGGCACATCCCAGCCAGGGATCGtgcccaacatcccagccccaaCCATGGGCAACCAACGGGACCTGCCAGCCTTCAGATGCAAAG GCACATCCCGGCCAGGGGCCATGCCCAACATCCCAGCCGCAAACCTGGGCACCCAGTGGGACCTGCCAGGCCTCGGATGCAAAGGCACATCCCAGCCAGGGGCCAtgcccaacatcccagccccaaACATGGGCAACCAACGGGACCTGCCAGCCTTCAGATGTGAAAGCACATCCCAGCCAGGGGCCACATTCAATGTCCCAGCCCCAAACCTGGGCACCCAGTGGCACCTGCCAGCCCTTGGATGCGAAG GCACATCCCAGCCCGGGGTCACGTccaacatcccagccccaaACCTGGGCACCCAATGGGACCTGCCAGCCCTCGAAGCCAGACGAGTGTCCCAGCCAGGGGCCAtgcccaacatcccagccccaaACCTGGGCACCCAGTGGGACCTGCCAGCCCTCGAAGCCAGATGAGTGTCCCAGCCAGCCCCTGTGCCCGTCCTCCCAGCCACAAGCCCCGAGCAGGGACTGCAGCGCAGTGTGGCAggagcccggccccgccagGTGCTCGCTGGCACCTGGGAAAATGATGTACACGTGCAACGAGTGCATGGAAAACTTCTCCAGCCAGGGCTTCCTGACGGTGCACCAGCGCCGGCACTCCGTCCACCACCTCatcctgtgtccctgctgcaaCCGCAGCTTCACCTGGGTCTCGGACTTTGTCCGGCAGCACTGGGCGCACATGGGCGTCCGGCCCCACCAGTGTGGCATCTGCCAGAAGACCTTCAAGAGGTTCTCCCACCTCAAGGCGCACCAGAGGATCCACGGGCGGCAGGAGCGGCCCTTCACCTGTGCCAACCGCGTGCCCATCACGGaggcacctgcagcaggagacGGGGTGGGAAGCCAGGATGTGACCCCCCAGGGATGA
- the LOC125323732 gene encoding paternally-expressed gene 3 protein-like isoform X9 → MAELRARLAALERRMERAEAALRDRPLAALRLHGVPVLFEDVAVRFSRQEWASLDEGQRELYRSVMEGNYEMLVSLYCALSKPELLLQLEREELSTPPESEPEAAEVSPELAVELARQHCTSDEALLETETLERGCREPEESGNVAEDSGNVVEESKNLVEKSRSPVEMSGNLAEESWDLIVKSENPVEESRNLAKENGSPAEESGNLAKESGNLVEERKNLVEEGRSPVVPENCSTPPVPLEAAAVPADLGQPTPSLPCPLSVHCQEPVGQNCSPPAAVDAEAGIPMEVPQEEIAAEKPSMPKTPAKGPEENKGLEEEAVKDSGNTGQDLVADIPKEPGKEVTPDVCRMMEQADPSPGELEKESCVGRSAACQRNATRRQYYSCPICRKTFLLKINLLIHQRGHTNWVPYVCVHCNRKFMSKKKIRRHLRAWAANGTCVPSELEVCPSQVPCPASHPQTWAANGTCQASKPEECPSRTPCPTSQPQTWADNSTCQPSDAKACPSQGPCPASQCPTSQPQTWAPNGTCQPSDAKMCPSQGPLPTSQPQTWAPNGTCQPSDAKMCPSQGPLPTSQPQTWAPNGTCQPSDAKMCPSQGPLPTSQPQTWAANGTCQPSDAKAHPSQGPCPTSQPQTWAPNGTCQPSDAKMCPSQGPLPTSQPQTWATNGTCQPLDAKAHPNQGPLPTSQPQTWAPNGTCQPSDAKAHPSQRPRPTSQPQNWEPSGTCQPLDAKMCPRQGPRPMSQPQTWAPSGTCQPSDVKAHPSQGPCPTSQPQTWAANGTCQPSDAKAHPSQGSCPTSQPQPWATNGTCQPSDAKAHPGQGPCPTSQPQTWAPSGTCQASDAKAHPSQGPCPTSQPQTWAPSGTCQASDAKAHPSPGSRPTSQPQTWAPNGTCQPSKPDECPSQGPCPTSQPQTWAPSGTCQPSKPDECPSQPLCPSSQPQAPSRDCSAVWQEPGPARCSLAPGKMMYTCNECMENFSSQGFLTVHQRRHSVHHLILCPCCNRSFTWVSDFVRQHWAHMGVRPHQCGICQKTFKRFSHLKAHQRIHGRQERPFTCANRVPITEAPAAGDGVGSQDVTPQG, encoded by the exons ATGGCGGAGCTGCGGGCGCGCCTCGCGGCGCTGGAGCGGCGGATGGAGCGGGCGGAGGCGGCGCTGCGGGACCGGCCCCTCGCGGCCCTGCGGCTCCACGGG GTCCCGGTGCTGTTCGAGGATGTGGCAGTGCGGTTCAGCCGGCAGGAGTGGGCGAGCCTGGACGAGGGACAGAGGGAGCTGTACCGGAGCGTCATGGAAGGCAACTACGAGATGCTGGTGTCCCTGT ACTGTGCCCTGTCCAAGCCTGAACTGTTATTACAACTGGAAAGAGAGGAGCTGAGCACGCCGCCGGAATCGgagccagaggcagcagaggtgtccccagagctggcTGTAG AGCTGGCCCGACAGCACTGCACCAGCGATGAGGCGCTGCTGGAGACAGAGACATTggagaggggctgcagggagccgGAGGAAAGTGGGAATGTGGCAGAGGACAGTGGGAATGTGGTAGAGGAAAGCAAGAACCTGGTGGAGAAAAGCAGGAGCCCAGTGGAGATGAGTGGGAACCTGGCAGAGGAAAGCTGGGATCTGATAGTGAAAAGTGAGAACCCGGTGGAGGAAAGCAGGAATCTGGCAAAGGAAAACGGGAGCCCAGCAGAGGAAAGTGGGAACCTGGCAAAGGAAAGCGGAAACCTggtggaggaaaggaagaacctggtggaggaaggcaggagcccagTGGTCCCGGAGAACTGCAGCACAC CACCCGTCcctctggaagctgctgctgtcccgGCGGATCTCGGCCAGCCGACCCCGTCCCTTCCCTGCCCGCTTTCCGTGCACTGCCAGGAACCAGTGGGTCAGAACTGTTCTCCCCCTGCAGCAG TAGATGCTGAGGCGGGGATCCCAATGGAGGTGCCGCAGGAGGAGATTGCTGCAGAGAAGCCATCAATGCCCAAAACACCCGCTAAGGGTCCAGAAGAGAACAAAGGTCTGGAAGAGGAGGCTGTGAAAGATTCAGGGAATACTGGCCAAGATCTGGTGGCCGACATTCCCAAAGAACCAGGAAAGGAGGTGACACCAGATGTCTGCAGAATGATGGAACAGGCAGATCCCAGCCCaggggagctggagaaggagtcCTGCGTGGGCCGGTCAGCGGCCTGCCAGCGAAATGCCACCAGGCGGCAATATTACTCCTGCCCCATCTGCAGGAAAACCTTCCTGCTGAAGATCAACCTCCTGATCCACCAGCGTGGCCACACCAACTGGGTGCCCTACGTCTGCGTCCACTGCAACCGCAAGTTCATGTCCAAGAAGAAAATCAGGCGGCACCTCCGTGCCTGGGCAGCCAACGGGACGTGCGTGCCCTCGGAGCTGGAGGTGTGTCCCAGCCAGGTGCCGTGCCCGGCATCCCATCCCCAGACCTGGGCAGCCAACGGGACGTGCCAGGCCTCAAAGCCAGAGGAGTGTCCCAGTAGGACACCGtgcccaacatcccagccccaaACCTGGGCAGATAACAGCACCTGTCAGCCCTCGGATGCGAAGGCGTGTCCCAGCCAGGGGCCATGCCCGGCATCCCAGtgcccaacatcccagccccaaACCTGGGCACCCAATGGCACCTGCCAGCCCTCGGACGCGAAGATGTGTCCCAGCCAGGGGCCACTTccaacatcccagccccaaACCTGGGCACCCAATGGCACCTGCCAGCCCTCGGACGCGAAGATGTGTCCCAGCCAGGGGCCACTTccaacatcccagccccaaACCTGGGCACCCAATGGCACCTGCCAGCCCTCGGACGCGAAGATGTGTCCCAGCCAGGGGCCACTTccaacatcccagccccaaACCTGGGCAGCCAATGGCACCTGCCAGCCCTCGGATGCGAAGGCACATCCCAGCCAGGGGCCAtgcccaacatcccagccccaaACCTGGGCACCCAATGGCACCTGCCAGCCCTCGGACGCGAAGATGTGTCCCAGCCAGGGGCCACTTccaacatcccagccccaaACCTGGGCAACCAATGGCACCTGCCAG CCCTTGGATGCGAAGGCACATCCCAACCAGGGGCCACTTccaacatcccagccccaaACATGGGCACCCAATGGGACCTGCCAGCCCTCGGATGCAAAGGCACATCCCAGCCAGAGGCCACGTccaacatcccagccccaaAACTGGGAACCCAGTGGGACCTGCCAGCCCTTGGATGCAAAGATGTGTCCCAGGCAGGGGCCACGTCCAATGTCCCAGCCCCAAACCTGGGCACCCAGTGGGACCTGCCAGCCCTCGGATGTGAAGGCACATCCCAGCCAGGGGCCAtgcccaacatcccagccccaaACATGGGCAGCCAACGGGACCTGCCAGCCCTCGGATGCAAAGGCACATCCCAGCCAGGGATCGtgcccaacatcccagccccaaCCATGGGCAACCAACGGGACCTGCCAGCCTTCAGATGCAAAG GCACATCCCGGCCAGGGGCCATGCCCAACATCCCAGCCGCAAACCTGGGCACCCAGTGGGACCTGCCAGGCCTCGGATGCAAAGGCACATCCCAGCCAGGGGCCAtgcccaac atcccagccccaaACCTGGGCACCCAGTGGAACCTGCCAGGCCTCGGATGCGAAGGCACATCCCAGCCCGGGGTCACGTccaacatcccagccccaaACCTGGGCACCCAATGGGACCTGCCAGCCCTCGAAGCCAGACGAGTGTCCCAGCCAGGGGCCAtgcccaacatcccagccccaaACCTGGGCACCCAGTGGGACCTGCCAGCCCTCGAAGCCAGATGAGTGTCCCAGCCAGCCCCTGTGCCCGTCCTCCCAGCCACAAGCCCCGAGCAGGGACTGCAGCGCAGTGTGGCAggagcccggccccgccagGTGCTCGCTGGCACCTGGGAAAATGATGTACACGTGCAACGAGTGCATGGAAAACTTCTCCAGCCAGGGCTTCCTGACGGTGCACCAGCGCCGGCACTCCGTCCACCACCTCatcctgtgtccctgctgcaaCCGCAGCTTCACCTGGGTCTCGGACTTTGTCCGGCAGCACTGGGCGCACATGGGCGTCCGGCCCCACCAGTGTGGCATCTGCCAGAAGACCTTCAAGAGGTTCTCCCACCTCAAGGCGCACCAGAGGATCCACGGGCGGCAGGAGCGGCCCTTCACCTGTGCCAACCGCGTGCCCATCACGGaggcacctgcagcaggagacGGGGTGGGAAGCCAGGATGTGACCCCCCAGGGATGA